One window from the genome of Choloepus didactylus isolate mChoDid1 chromosome 2, mChoDid1.pri, whole genome shotgun sequence encodes:
- the HSPB7 gene encoding heat shock protein beta-7: MSHRTSSTFRAERSFHSSSSSSSSSSSASHALPAQDPPMEKALSMFSEDFGSFMRPHSEPLAFPARPGGQGNIKTLGDAYEFAVDVSDFSPEDIIVTTSNNHIEVRAEKLAADGTVMNTFAHKCQLPEDVDPTSVTSALREDGSLTIRARRHPRPEHVQQTFRTEIKI; the protein is encoded by the exons ATGAGCCACAGGACGTCCTCCACCTTCAGAGCGGAGAGAAGCTtccattcctcctcctcctcctcttcctcctcctcctcagcctcCCACGCCCTCCCAGCCCAGGACCCACCCATGGAGAAGGCCTTGAGCATGTTTTCCGAGGATTTTGGCAGCTTCATGCGGCCCCACTCAGAGCCCCTGGCCTTCCCAG CCCGTCCTGGGGGACAGGGCAACATCAAGACCCTCGGAGATGCCTACGAGTTTGCAGTGGATGTGAGCGACTTCTCGCCGGAGGACATCATCGTCACCACCTCCAACAACCACATCGAGGTGCGGGCTGAGAAG CTGGCGGCGGATGGTACGGTCATGAACACCTTCGCTCACAAGTGCCAGCTGCCGGAGGACGTAGACCCCACATCGGTGACTTCGGCCCTGAGGGAGGATGGCAGCCTCACCATCCGGGCAAGGCGCCACCCGCGCCCAGAGCATGTACAGCAGACCTTCCGGACCGAGATAAAGATCTGA
- the LOC119520783 gene encoding steroid receptor-associated and regulated protein has protein sequence MAPAEDPGHSERGSGRASPQASGLETDVEPGPGRQLLRHQKAIPTTHLTFVIDCARGKQISLAAPPGLSCASSPYRGPVSPPMKTFIMFCGESCPQVSREGPLGQGGLAQARHVPVLPPRGGTVAPASCPGSPLCPQEVSRAKESPSKTLPTRSSAWGTVKGSLKALSSCVCGLAD, from the exons ATGGCCCctgccgaggaccccggccactcCGAGCGAGGAAGCGGAAGAGCCAGCCCCCAGGCCTCAGGCCTCGAGACAGACGTGGAGCCCGGCCCTG GCAGGCAGCTGCTCCGCCATCAGAAGGCCATCCCCACCACTCACCTAACTTTCGTTATTGACTGTGCCCGTGGGAAACAGATCTCCCTGGCAGCACCCCCAGGCCTGTCTTGTGCCTCCAGCCCCTACCGAGGACCTGTGAGCCCCCCAATGAAGACCTTCATCATGTTCTGCGGGGAGAGCTGTCCCCAGGTGTCTCGGGAGGGCCCCCTGGGTCAGGGAGGCCTTGCCCAGGCTAGGCACGTCCCTGTGCTACCACCCCGCGGAGGGACTGTGGCCCCGGCTTCCTGCCCAGGCAGCCCACTTTGCCCCCAGGAGGTCTCCAGAGCCAAGGAGAGCCCCTCGAAGACTCTGCCCACAAGGTCCTCAGCTTGGGGAACAGTCAAGGGCTCCCTCAAAGCCCTCTCCTCCTGTGTCTGTGGGCTTGCTGACTAA